From Roseburia hominis, the proteins below share one genomic window:
- the spoIIID gene encoding sporulation transcriptional regulator SpoIIID: MKDYIAKRAVEIANYIIENNATVRQTAKRFGISKSTVHKDVTERLIQINPSLAAEARKVLDLNKSERHIRGGLATREKYLHMEHR; encoded by the coding sequence TTGAAAGATTATATTGCAAAAAGAGCCGTAGAAATCGCCAATTATATTATAGAAAATAATGCCACGGTAAGGCAGACGGCAAAGAGATTTGGGATTAGTAAAAGTACGGTACATAAAGACGTGACAGAACGCCTGATCCAGATTAACCCTTCTCTTGCGGCGGAAGCGCGCAAGGTGTTGGACCTGAATAAATCGGAGAGGCACATACGCGGTGGACTGGCTACACGGGAGAAATATCTTCATATGGAACACAGGTAA
- a CDS encoding IS1182 family transposase translates to MLKDHSQLKLSLSPYQGIYDAIIPANHLLRRIKENIDFSFVNPMLRKQYCENFGRPAKEPEMMFKLLFLKKLYDLSDETLISSAQTDMAYKFFLDLEPEEKMIDPSLLTKFRKTRITEDILEEMLKETIQQALDKGLIKSGTIIVDSTHTTASVRAKSPTQILRDMSKQLRKEIYKNAFELSERFPEKPSLEAGLDEEIAYTKELLQVLEEGIETCGNQKIQKISKEMKELLENEQIREIRSKDDKDARFGHKTATSTFYGYKNHLAMTEGRLIAGISVTDGGAPDGQELPKLIEKAQKNGIKVTEVIGDMAYVSDDNLEVCGKEIALIARTNTAVAAAANGNLAEGFCFNKDAGLLQCPAGELSMRVEKRAAKNGNTYLRYIFSKVKCRKCPQRENCRVGKSNSKERSYSITQASAKNMERLKFEESEYFQERMKIRHRIEEKNGELKEAHGLRRADSRGLFAMHVQMYFTAFTANVKRIVRLQELAMA, encoded by the coding sequence ATGTTGAAAGACCATTCACAGTTGAAACTTTCATTATCACCCTATCAGGGGATTTATGATGCAATCATTCCAGCAAATCATCTTTTGCGTAGAATTAAAGAAAATATAGATTTTAGTTTTGTAAATCCAATGCTCCGTAAACAGTATTGTGAAAATTTCGGGCGGCCGGCGAAAGAACCGGAGATGATGTTTAAACTGCTTTTTCTGAAAAAGCTGTACGATCTGTCCGATGAAACCCTGATCAGCAGTGCTCAGACAGACATGGCATATAAATTTTTTCTGGATCTGGAACCAGAAGAAAAAATGATAGATCCCAGTCTTCTGACGAAATTCAGAAAGACCCGCATCACGGAAGATATTCTGGAGGAAATGCTGAAAGAAACAATCCAGCAGGCTCTGGACAAAGGTCTAATCAAATCGGGAACGATTATCGTGGATTCTACCCACACAACTGCATCCGTCCGAGCGAAATCCCCCACACAAATCCTGAGGGATATGAGTAAACAACTTCGGAAAGAGATTTATAAAAATGCTTTTGAATTATCAGAGAGATTTCCAGAGAAACCATCTTTGGAAGCAGGATTGGACGAAGAGATCGCCTATACGAAGGAACTGCTCCAGGTTCTGGAGGAAGGGATAGAAACCTGTGGAAATCAAAAGATACAGAAAATCTCTAAAGAGATGAAAGAACTGCTTGAGAACGAACAGATCAGAGAGATCCGTTCCAAAGATGATAAAGATGCACGGTTTGGGCACAAAACGGCGACCAGTACGTTTTATGGGTATAAGAATCATCTCGCAATGACAGAAGGCCGTCTGATTGCTGGGATAAGTGTAACAGATGGAGGAGCACCGGATGGTCAGGAATTGCCGAAACTGATAGAAAAAGCACAGAAAAATGGAATAAAAGTAACAGAAGTTATCGGAGATATGGCATATGTCAGTGATGATAATCTGGAAGTATGCGGAAAAGAGATTGCACTGATTGCCCGAACGAATACAGCTGTAGCGGCGGCTGCAAACGGAAACCTTGCGGAGGGGTTCTGTTTCAATAAAGATGCAGGGTTGCTGCAATGTCCTGCCGGAGAGCTTTCCATGCGAGTGGAAAAGAGAGCTGCCAAAAACGGGAACACCTATTTAAGATATATATTTAGCAAAGTTAAGTGCCGGAAATGCCCGCAAAGAGAAAACTGCCGTGTAGGAAAATCAAACTCAAAAGAACGGAGTTACAGTATCACGCAGGCAAGCGCGAAAAACATGGAAAGGCTTAAATTTGAAGAAAGTGAATACTTCCAAGAGAGAATGAAAATCCGGCATAGGATAGAAGAAAAGAATGGAGAATTAAAAGAAGCCCACGGTTTGCGCAGAGCAGATTCAAGAGGGTTATTTGCTATGCATGTTCAAATGTATTTTACCGCATTTACAGCAAATGTAAAAAGGATAGTAAGATTACAGGAATTGGCTATGGCTTAA
- the guaA gene encoding glutamine-hydrolyzing GMP synthase — protein sequence MKRELVIVLDFGGQYNQLVARRVRECNVYCEIYSYKIEIEKIKSMNPKGIILTGGPNSCYLEDSPTYTRELFEMGVPVLGLCYGAQLMMHVLGGKVERADVREYGKTEVIIDKTDSKVFENVSKETICWMSHFDYISRIAPGFEITAHTADCPVAAAENAAGKLYAIQFHPEVLHTAEGTKMLSNFVLGVCGCAGDWKMDSFVEESIKQIREKVGDGKVLCALSGGVDSSVAAVLLSKAVGDQLTCVFVDHGLLRKNEGDEVEAVFGPEGNYDLNFIRVNAQQRFYDKLAGVEEPEKKRKIIGEEFIRVFEEEAKKIGAVDFLVQGTIYPDVVESGLGGESAVIKSHHNVGGLPDYVDFKEIIEPLRDLFKDEVRKAGLELGIPEYLVFRQPFPGPGLGVRIVGEVTAEKVRIVQDADAIYREEIAKAGLDQEINQYFAALTNMRSVGVMGDERTYDYAVALRGVKTIDFMTAEAADIPFEVLNKVMSRIINEVKGVNRVMYDLTSKPPGTIEFE from the coding sequence GTGAAGAGAGAATTAGTCATCGTATTGGATTTTGGCGGACAGTATAACCAGCTTGTGGCGAGACGTGTTCGTGAATGTAATGTGTATTGTGAGATTTACTCTTATAAGATCGAAATTGAAAAAATCAAGAGCATGAATCCGAAGGGGATTATTTTGACCGGCGGCCCGAACAGCTGCTATTTGGAGGATTCACCGACTTATACGAGAGAGTTATTTGAAATGGGAGTTCCGGTACTGGGGCTTTGTTATGGCGCGCAGCTTATGATGCATGTGCTTGGAGGAAAAGTAGAGCGTGCCGATGTCAGAGAGTACGGAAAGACCGAAGTGATTATTGATAAGACGGATTCTAAAGTATTTGAAAATGTATCGAAGGAAACGATTTGCTGGATGAGTCATTTCGATTACATTTCCCGGATTGCACCGGGATTTGAGATTACGGCACATACGGCAGATTGTCCGGTGGCAGCGGCTGAGAATGCGGCAGGGAAATTGTATGCGATTCAGTTCCACCCGGAGGTACTGCATACGGCAGAGGGAACGAAGATGTTGTCAAACTTTGTACTTGGTGTGTGCGGCTGCGCCGGAGACTGGAAAATGGATTCATTTGTGGAGGAGTCCATTAAGCAGATTAGAGAGAAAGTCGGAGATGGAAAGGTGCTGTGCGCTCTGTCAGGCGGCGTGGATTCTTCTGTGGCAGCGGTACTGCTGTCCAAGGCGGTCGGCGATCAGCTTACCTGTGTATTTGTAGATCATGGCCTTTTGAGAAAGAACGAGGGCGATGAGGTAGAGGCTGTCTTTGGGCCGGAAGGAAATTACGATTTGAACTTTATCCGGGTGAATGCGCAACAGAGATTTTATGATAAACTTGCAGGCGTGGAGGAACCGGAGAAAAAGCGTAAGATCATCGGAGAAGAATTTATCCGGGTGTTTGAGGAAGAGGCGAAGAAGATCGGCGCGGTTGATTTCTTGGTGCAGGGAACGATTTACCCGGATGTGGTAGAAAGTGGCCTGGGGGGTGAGTCGGCTGTGATTAAGTCTCATCATAACGTAGGCGGTCTGCCGGATTACGTTGATTTTAAGGAGATTATTGAACCGCTTAGAGACTTGTTTAAGGACGAGGTCCGAAAAGCTGGTTTGGAGCTTGGAATTCCGGAGTATCTGGTATTCAGACAACCGTTCCCGGGGCCGGGACTCGGAGTTAGAATTGTTGGAGAAGTTACGGCCGAGAAGGTGAGGATTGTTCAGGATGCGGATGCGATTTACCGGGAAGAGATTGCAAAAGCTGGTCTGGATCAGGAGATTAACCAGTATTTTGCGGCACTTACGAATATGAGAAGTGTGGGAGTTATGGGGGATGAGAGAACCTATGACTATGCTGTGGCGCTGCGTGGGGTCAAGACGATTGACTTTATGACGGCGGAAGCGGCGGATATTCCGTTTGAAGTGCTGAATAAGGTGATGAGCAGGATTATTAATGAGGTGAAAGGGGTTAATAGGGTAATGTATGATCTGACCTCTAAGCCGCCGGGGACGATTGAGTTCGAGTGA
- a CDS encoding AAA family ATPase, with amino-acid sequence MLRKKGVDSMGMYLNIGNAGFQSVRKGLYVDKTGLISFINNTLGTKDKLTCVSRPRRFGKSFATQMLCAYYDKSCDSEELFCDLEIAKDPEYDKFLNKYDVIYLDITWFISTVKNVKNTVCYLQEQVIEELCSVYTSVERESSLPVLLAKIAEVTGHKFIIIIDEWDALFREAKEDTELQKEYLQLLRGLFKSSLTDKMIEAAYMTGILPIKKYGTQSALTDFREYTMLQPKKLAEYVGFTENEVKSLCQEYGMDFETVKRWYDGYSFNKVKSIYSPNSVVQAIKNEEFCDYWTETETYESLKFYIGMNTGGLKNAIVAMLGGERYKINTRTFQNDMSSIRSKDDVLTLLVHLGYLAYDSTEKEVYIPNHEVADEFKNAVEYSDWEGVSAALQSSEKLLEATLRGDTETVAKVLDKVHTENVSVLAYNDENSLSCVITLAYYAAQRDYFLIRELPAGKGFADIAFLPRKYANKPALVIELKWDKSAQGAIAQIKEKNYAGALEEYVGNILLVGINYDKKNKTHECVIEKMPGHLPE; translated from the coding sequence ATGCTTCGAAAAAAAGGTGTTGATAGTATGGGTATGTATTTGAATATCGGAAATGCCGGATTTCAGTCGGTTCGAAAAGGGCTTTATGTTGATAAAACAGGATTAATTTCGTTTATCAATAACACGCTTGGGACAAAGGATAAATTAACTTGTGTGAGCAGGCCAAGAAGATTCGGGAAATCATTTGCCACGCAAATGTTGTGTGCATATTATGATAAAAGCTGTGATTCTGAAGAATTATTTTGTGATCTGGAGATAGCGAAGGATCCGGAATACGATAAATTTTTGAATAAATATGATGTGATCTATCTGGATATCACATGGTTTATTTCTACAGTAAAAAATGTGAAAAATACGGTTTGTTATTTGCAGGAGCAGGTAATTGAGGAACTTTGCAGTGTTTACACTTCCGTTGAAAGGGAATCTTCGCTTCCTGTCTTGCTTGCAAAGATTGCGGAAGTAACTGGACATAAATTTATCATCATTATAGATGAATGGGACGCTCTGTTTAGAGAAGCGAAGGAGGATACAGAACTGCAAAAGGAGTATTTGCAGCTGCTCCGGGGACTTTTCAAAAGCAGTCTGACGGATAAGATGATAGAAGCGGCATATATGACGGGAATTCTGCCAATTAAGAAATATGGAACTCAATCAGCGTTAACGGATTTTAGGGAATATACAATGCTTCAGCCCAAAAAGTTAGCAGAATATGTGGGGTTTACAGAAAATGAGGTAAAATCTCTTTGCCAGGAATACGGCATGGATTTTGAGACTGTCAAGAGGTGGTACGATGGCTATTCCTTCAATAAAGTAAAATCCATATATAGTCCTAATTCTGTTGTACAGGCAATCAAAAATGAAGAATTTTGTGATTATTGGACAGAGACAGAAACGTATGAATCATTGAAATTTTATATAGGTATGAATACAGGTGGCTTGAAAAATGCAATTGTTGCCATGCTTGGAGGCGAAAGATACAAGATTAATACAAGAACATTTCAGAATGATATGTCAAGCATCAGAAGTAAGGATGATGTGTTAACACTGTTGGTGCATTTAGGATATCTTGCCTATGATTCAACAGAGAAAGAAGTGTATATACCCAACCATGAGGTTGCTGATGAATTTAAAAATGCGGTGGAATATAGTGACTGGGAAGGAGTTTCAGCAGCATTGCAATCATCAGAGAAGTTATTGGAAGCAACGCTTCGGGGAGATACAGAGACTGTGGCAAAAGTACTGGATAAAGTTCATACAGAGAATGTATCGGTGCTTGCGTATAATGACGAAAATTCTCTGAGTTGTGTTATTACGCTTGCTTATTATGCTGCACAAAGGGATTATTTTTTGATAAGGGAGCTGCCTGCAGGAAAAGGATTTGCAGATATTGCTTTTTTGCCGCGAAAGTATGCAAATAAGCCGGCGCTTGTTATTGAATTAAAATGGGATAAATCGGCTCAGGGAGCAATCGCTCAGATTAAAGAAAAAAACTATGCTGGTGCGCTGGAAGAATATGTGGGAAATATTTTGCTGGTAGGAATCAATTATGACAAGAAAAACAAAACACATGAGTGCGTAATAGAAAAAATGCCGGGGCATTTGCCGGAATAG
- a CDS encoding Mu transposase C-terminal domain-containing protein, whose product MKKNSLLKQVIPETGDAIQPEILRVLELTDEEVLVIGCRKRTMPGWWKRITLQDYESMTEEELWELTGIRPRGLDSLTAEENRFVHEHFTLIAGILPFIADEKERSRMVASVAKMYHVSKQTVRYYLCLYLVYQDMSVLAPKRKAVAELSDDEKNMRWALNKFYYTKNKNSLTTAYTLMLKERYCNSRGELSPERPTIHQFRYFYRKTKNLQDYYITRDGMKDYQRNHRPLLGDGVQEFASGVGVAMLDSTICDIYLVNESGGLVGRPILTACVDAYSGMCCGYSLGWEGGTYSLRGLMLNVIADKKEHCRQHGIGIDDTAWDCSRLPATLVTDKGAEYASENFGQLAELGVTIINLPSFRPELKGPVEKFFDLIQSTYKAHLKGRGVIEVDYRERGAHDYRKDACLTLEQFEKILIHCIIYYNSRRIVENFPYTEDMLEKGVRPYASDIWNYGMGQPGAHLLDVHRQDLIHCLFPRTAAKFTRRGLKANGLRYRHDNYTELYLKGGDVVVAYNPEDVSCVWLIENGAYVRFELIETRFTGKDLCAVQECLDRQKKRVQRETGENLQARVELANHIEAIIGPSRPDGRTSLHNIRKNRQREQERVHRDYGKEDGDDV is encoded by the coding sequence ATGAAGAAAAATAGTCTTTTAAAACAGGTGATACCAGAAACAGGAGACGCAATACAGCCGGAAATCCTGCGTGTGCTGGAATTGACGGATGAAGAAGTACTGGTTATTGGCTGCCGGAAACGTACTATGCCCGGGTGGTGGAAGCGGATCACGCTGCAGGACTACGAATCCATGACAGAGGAAGAACTCTGGGAACTGACCGGAATAAGGCCTCGGGGACTGGATTCCCTTACCGCAGAAGAAAATCGCTTCGTCCATGAGCATTTTACTCTGATAGCGGGAATCCTGCCTTTTATTGCCGATGAAAAGGAGCGCAGCCGGATGGTTGCTTCTGTGGCAAAGATGTATCATGTCAGCAAGCAGACCGTCCGCTATTATCTATGCCTGTATCTGGTATATCAGGATATGTCTGTTCTGGCACCGAAGCGAAAGGCGGTGGCAGAGCTTTCGGATGATGAAAAAAATATGAGATGGGCGCTTAACAAGTTTTATTACACAAAGAATAAGAACAGTCTGACGACAGCCTATACGCTTATGCTCAAAGAGCGGTATTGTAATTCCCGTGGGGAATTGTCGCCAGAACGTCCGACCATTCATCAGTTCCGCTATTTTTACCGTAAGACAAAGAATCTGCAGGATTATTACATCACCAGAGACGGGATGAAGGATTACCAGCGGAACCACCGCCCGCTTCTCGGGGACGGCGTGCAGGAGTTTGCTTCCGGTGTGGGCGTTGCCATGCTGGATTCTACCATTTGCGATATTTATCTGGTCAATGAATCCGGTGGGCTGGTCGGCAGGCCGATTCTGACTGCCTGTGTGGACGCATACAGCGGGATGTGTTGCGGATATTCTCTGGGATGGGAAGGAGGTACCTACAGTCTTCGAGGGCTTATGCTGAATGTCATAGCCGATAAGAAGGAGCATTGCAGGCAGCATGGCATTGGGATAGACGATACGGCGTGGGATTGCAGCCGTCTTCCGGCTACCCTTGTGACAGATAAAGGGGCAGAATATGCTTCGGAAAACTTTGGGCAGCTGGCAGAGCTTGGCGTGACCATTATCAATCTTCCTTCCTTCCGGCCAGAGTTAAAAGGCCCGGTAGAGAAATTCTTTGATTTAATACAAAGTACATACAAGGCACATTTAAAAGGCCGGGGAGTGATTGAAGTGGATTACCGGGAGAGGGGTGCACACGATTACCGGAAGGACGCCTGCCTGACGCTGGAACAGTTTGAAAAAATCCTCATCCACTGTATTATCTATTACAATTCCCGAAGGATTGTGGAGAACTTCCCCTATACAGAGGATATGCTGGAAAAGGGAGTCCGGCCTTATGCCAGTGATATCTGGAATTATGGCATGGGGCAGCCGGGGGCACATCTTCTCGATGTTCATAGACAGGATTTAATCCATTGTCTTTTCCCGAGGACGGCAGCGAAATTTACCCGCCGGGGGCTGAAAGCCAATGGCCTGCGATACCGGCACGATAATTACACTGAGCTGTACTTAAAGGGCGGGGACGTTGTCGTGGCATACAACCCGGAGGATGTTTCCTGTGTTTGGCTGATAGAAAATGGTGCTTACGTCCGTTTCGAACTGATAGAGACCCGCTTTACAGGAAAGGATTTGTGCGCCGTACAGGAATGTCTGGACAGGCAGAAAAAGAGGGTGCAGAGGGAGACAGGGGAAAACCTGCAGGCCCGTGTGGAACTGGCGAACCATATCGAGGCGATTATTGGCCCGTCAAGGCCGGATGGCCGGACTTCGCTCCATAACATAAGGAAGAACCGGCAGAGGGAGCAGGAACGGGTGCACCGGGATTATGGAAAGGAGGATGGAGACGATGTTTGA
- a CDS encoding MATE family efflux transporter, which translates to MKQKIDRSHYLFTNKQLAALIGPLVIEQLLAVLVGMADSIMIANVGEAAVSGVSLVDNIMVLLINIFAALATGGAVVAGQYLGQENKKDACKSATQLVWFVTLCAVGITVLVYLGKDLILDHIFGQITAEVRGHANIYLLIVAASIPFIALYNGGAAIFRAMGNSRISMVVSMIMNVINVSGNAILIFGLHRGTEGVAIPTLVSRMVAAVIIIVLLCQEKWTLHIERSWRFKPNKKMIRNILRVGVPNGLENSMFQLGKILVLSLVSTFGTYAIAANAVSNAVALFHILPGMSMGLAITTVVSQCVGAGDYEQVQYYLKKMLAMTYGAIVVTVGIIYLMMPLILKAYHLSDLTARTTEQIVAFHGLSCIVIWPVSFSLPSAFRASGDARMCMIISVASMWIFRIGFSYLLGLYFGMGVFGIWVAMVIDWVVRAICFVIRYRGGKWKHAALV; encoded by the coding sequence ATGAAACAAAAGATAGACAGAAGTCATTATTTATTTACAAACAAACAGCTTGCCGCGCTGATTGGACCGCTGGTCATCGAACAGCTTTTGGCTGTTCTGGTGGGAATGGCGGATTCCATTATGATCGCAAATGTAGGAGAGGCAGCAGTCTCAGGGGTATCCCTTGTGGATAATATCATGGTGCTGCTGATCAATATTTTTGCGGCGCTGGCGACCGGAGGCGCGGTGGTGGCCGGGCAGTACCTGGGGCAGGAGAATAAAAAAGACGCCTGCAAGTCGGCAACGCAGCTGGTGTGGTTCGTCACCTTGTGCGCCGTGGGGATTACGGTACTGGTGTATTTGGGAAAGGATTTGATCCTGGATCACATTTTCGGACAGATCACGGCCGAGGTCAGGGGGCATGCAAATATTTATCTGTTGATCGTGGCGGCGTCGATTCCTTTCATCGCGCTCTATAACGGAGGAGCCGCTATTTTCCGGGCTATGGGGAATTCACGGATCTCCATGGTTGTGTCCATGATTATGAACGTGATCAATGTAAGCGGCAATGCGATTTTGATCTTCGGGCTTCACCGCGGGACAGAGGGAGTTGCGATTCCCACCCTGGTGTCGCGTATGGTCGCGGCAGTCATTATTATTGTACTGCTCTGCCAGGAGAAATGGACGCTGCATATTGAGAGAAGCTGGAGGTTTAAGCCGAACAAGAAGATGATTCGAAATATTCTCAGGGTAGGCGTTCCGAATGGTTTGGAAAACAGTATGTTTCAGCTGGGGAAAATTCTGGTGCTGAGTCTGGTTTCCACCTTTGGTACATATGCCATCGCAGCGAATGCGGTGTCAAATGCGGTCGCGCTGTTTCATATCCTTCCGGGAATGTCCATGGGGCTTGCGATCACGACGGTCGTTTCCCAGTGCGTTGGGGCGGGGGATTATGAGCAGGTACAGTATTATTTGAAGAAAATGCTGGCGATGACTTACGGGGCGATCGTTGTGACCGTGGGAATCATTTATCTGATGATGCCACTCATTTTGAAAGCCTACCATTTGTCCGATCTGACTGCCAGAACGACGGAACAGATCGTAGCTTTCCATGGATTGAGCTGTATTGTGATCTGGCCGGTGTCATTTTCCCTTCCGTCGGCGTTCCGGGCGTCGGGAGACGCGAGAATGTGTATGATTATTTCGGTGGCTTCCATGTGGATTTTCCGTATCGGGTTCAGTTATTTGCTGGGACTGTATTTTGGAATGGGCGTTTTCGGAATCTGGGTAGCGATGGTGATCGACTGGGTAGTACGGGCGATTTGCTTTGTAATCCGGTATCGAGGCGGCAAATGGAAACATGCGGCGTTGGTGTAG
- a CDS encoding transglutaminase domain-containing protein — MFSDKLQEYAQKKYEQRLPVLGKIGEVVAGKLPLCTKEEQILMKFFYGTMPLRDAGEYEFEVFLGFVRHSLMVYRTMEWCREVPEEIFLHHILYYRINSENIEDCRKFFYEKLIDRIKGKTLQEAVLEINYWCAENGSYEASDHRTISPLVLYRSGKGRCGEESTFAVTAFRSVGVPARQVYAPWWAHCDDNHAWVEVYIEGKWHFLGACEPEEILDRGWFVNASSRALLIHTRNFSDYGDDLGEPCVGREDRIWFYNVTAGYAKARQFEIRVLEEDGRAVGQADVFVEVLNSGEYHSVAKLCTNEEGKASILIGLGSIHLRIVKGKKGREVTVNTRVQESAAVVIREDWFAEGQGEWTQLDLEAPEDSPIHRTLMSKEQKDRSLRKLCRANEIRSGRIEGYYVEEKAARYPEEKEILHAAAGNFDEIYSFLDKDSNVDRRYLLHSLTVKDYKDAKAAILEKHLGHASKYRERWEKAGKLDIYISYILCPRIYLEEMTYYREFIEKYFGGQAWLSDPFAIWGYIERTIGYDSAEDYGTIFTTPVGTLSLRFGNLVSRRILFVAICRTFGIPARISPVNM; from the coding sequence ATGTTTTCGGATAAATTGCAGGAATATGCGCAGAAAAAATATGAGCAGAGGCTTCCGGTACTGGGAAAAATCGGGGAAGTCGTGGCAGGAAAACTTCCGCTGTGTACCAAGGAAGAGCAGATTTTGATGAAATTTTTCTACGGAACCATGCCGCTTCGAGATGCCGGTGAATATGAGTTTGAGGTGTTTTTGGGCTTTGTGCGGCATTCGCTTATGGTGTATCGAACGATGGAGTGGTGCCGGGAGGTGCCGGAGGAAATCTTTTTGCACCACATTTTATATTATCGAATTAATTCGGAAAATATCGAAGACTGCCGGAAGTTCTTTTATGAAAAACTGATTGACCGCATCAAGGGGAAAACTTTGCAGGAAGCGGTGCTGGAAATTAATTACTGGTGTGCGGAAAATGGCTCCTATGAGGCGTCGGACCATAGAACGATTTCGCCGCTCGTGCTATATCGCTCGGGAAAAGGACGCTGCGGGGAGGAGTCAACATTTGCGGTAACGGCATTTCGCAGTGTGGGGGTTCCGGCCAGACAGGTTTATGCACCATGGTGGGCACACTGCGATGATAATCACGCGTGGGTGGAAGTATATATAGAAGGAAAATGGCATTTTCTGGGGGCTTGCGAGCCGGAGGAAATATTGGATAGGGGCTGGTTTGTGAATGCATCTTCCAGAGCGCTTCTGATTCATACCAGGAATTTTTCGGATTATGGGGACGATTTGGGAGAGCCGTGTGTCGGGCGGGAGGACCGAATCTGGTTCTATAATGTGACTGCGGGCTATGCAAAAGCCAGACAATTTGAGATCCGGGTTCTGGAAGAAGACGGAAGAGCGGTCGGACAAGCAGATGTGTTTGTGGAAGTTTTGAACAGCGGGGAGTATCATAGTGTTGCAAAGCTCTGTACGAATGAGGAGGGAAAGGCATCGATTCTGATCGGCCTCGGGTCCATACATCTGCGCATAGTAAAAGGGAAGAAAGGCCGTGAGGTGACGGTCAATACCCGTGTTCAGGAAAGCGCTGCGGTCGTGATTAGAGAGGACTGGTTTGCGGAAGGACAGGGAGAATGGACTCAGTTGGATCTGGAAGCGCCGGAGGATTCCCCGATACATCGGACGCTTATGTCAAAGGAGCAAAAAGACAGGAGCTTAAGGAAACTTTGCAGGGCAAATGAAATACGTTCCGGCAGGATAGAAGGGTATTACGTGGAGGAAAAGGCGGCCCGGTATCCGGAGGAAAAAGAAATCTTGCATGCTGCGGCGGGCAATTTTGATGAGATTTACAGTTTTTTGGATAAAGACAGCAATGTGGACAGAAGATATTTGCTGCATAGCCTGACGGTGAAGGATTATAAAGATGCGAAGGCGGCGATTTTGGAAAAACATCTTGGCCATGCGTCGAAATACAGGGAACGTTGGGAAAAGGCCGGGAAATTGGATATTTATATTTCGTATATACTTTGTCCCAGAATTTATCTGGAAGAAATGACGTATTACAGGGAATTTATTGAGAAATATTTTGGTGGGCAGGCATGGCTTAGTGATCCGTTTGCGATATGGGGATATATTGAACGGACGATTGGTTATGACAGTGCAGAGGACTACGGAACCATTTTCACAACGCCGGTCGGTACGCTGTCGCTCCGGTTTGGAAATCTTGTCAGCCGCAGGATCTTGTTTGTCGCCATTTGCCGTACTTTTGGGATTCCGGCGCGAATAAGTCCGGTCAATATGTAG